The Rhinatrema bivittatum chromosome 4, aRhiBiv1.1, whole genome shotgun sequence genome window below encodes:
- the LOC115089731 gene encoding uncharacterized protein LOC115089731 isoform X3, giving the protein MSASGSRKRRRARGRRGTGSDSCNLMESDTSPDLVDTLTLKYMGFTSTTPQGKKSGDMSLQFLDPYDGDSEETSAHSDGSSSSKYLLGHGEIHSLLCGVQNQAALEEASKKDVCLLRSEQESLSSFMSWGSPSLETNDVFMQPLTDLGISLGAIDKGTWACSTAAEPPAHSLDCGVIAEPSGFGSSQFMLLTIDPLKSPEEPLVALLHEHNPKSEIGTEFTSNASVAKRKLGLTILDYGGGEKLLKKQRMAERSTVAQT; this is encoded by the exons ATGTCAGCCTCGGGTAGTCGAAAGAGGCGGAGAGCCCGAGGCCGGCGGGGCACCGGCTCAG ACTCATGTAACCTAATGGAGTCTGATACAAGTCCGGATTTAGTGGACACATTGACGCTTAAatatatg GGTTTTACAAGCACAACTCCTCAAGGAAAGAAATCTGGTGACATGAGCCTTCAA TTTCTAGACCCTTACGATGGTGATTCAGAAGAGACTTCAGCGCATTCTGACGGCAGCTCCAGTAGTAAATATCTGCTTGGCCACGGTGAGATTCATTCACTGTTGTGTGGTGTTCAAAACCAGGCAGCTCTGGAAGAGGCCTCCAAAAAAGATGTTTGCTTGTTAAGGAGTGAGCAGGAGTCGCTCTCCTCATTTATGAGCTGGGGTTCCCCTTCTCTGGAAACCAATGATGTCTTCATGCAGCCTCTGACTGATTTAGGGATTTCTTTAGGAGCCATAGATAAGGGAACGTGGGCCTGCTCAACAGCTGCAGAACCACCAGCACATTCTCTGGACTGTGGGGTTATTGCTGAGCCTTCAGGCTTCGGCTCAAGTCAGTTTATGCTGCTTACTATAGATCCTCTAAAATCCCCAGAAGAGCCACTTGTGGCTTTGCTGCATGAACACAATCCCAAATCTGAGATCGGCACAGAGTTTACATCTAATGCTTCAGTGGCAAAGAGAAAACTTGGACTAACAATCTTAGACTATGGTGGAGGAGAAAAATTACTAAAGAAACAGCGCATGGCTGAACGGAGTACAGTTGCACAAACCTGA
- the LOC115089731 gene encoding uncharacterized protein LOC115089731 isoform X2 — MSASGSRKRRRARGRRGTGSDSCNLMESDTSPDLVDTLTLKYMKCKVDSSTDSESDTNTEGFTSTTPQGKKSGDMSLQFLDPYDGDSEETSAHSDGSSSSKYLLGHGEIHSLLCGVQNQAALEEASKKDVCLLRSEQESLSSFMSWGSPSLETNDVFMQPLTDLGISLGAIDKGTWACSTAAEPPAHSLDCGVIAEPSGFGSSQFMLLTIDPLKSPEEPLVALLHEHNPKSEIGTEFTSNASVAKRKLGLTILDYGGGEKLLKKQRMAERSTVAQT; from the exons ATGTCAGCCTCGGGTAGTCGAAAGAGGCGGAGAGCCCGAGGCCGGCGGGGCACCGGCTCAG ACTCATGTAACCTAATGGAGTCTGATACAAGTCCGGATTTAGTGGACACATTGACGCTTAAatatatg aAATGTAAAGTAGATTCCAGTACTGACTCTGAATCTGACACCAATACAGAG GGTTTTACAAGCACAACTCCTCAAGGAAAGAAATCTGGTGACATGAGCCTTCAA TTTCTAGACCCTTACGATGGTGATTCAGAAGAGACTTCAGCGCATTCTGACGGCAGCTCCAGTAGTAAATATCTGCTTGGCCACGGTGAGATTCATTCACTGTTGTGTGGTGTTCAAAACCAGGCAGCTCTGGAAGAGGCCTCCAAAAAAGATGTTTGCTTGTTAAGGAGTGAGCAGGAGTCGCTCTCCTCATTTATGAGCTGGGGTTCCCCTTCTCTGGAAACCAATGATGTCTTCATGCAGCCTCTGACTGATTTAGGGATTTCTTTAGGAGCCATAGATAAGGGAACGTGGGCCTGCTCAACAGCTGCAGAACCACCAGCACATTCTCTGGACTGTGGGGTTATTGCTGAGCCTTCAGGCTTCGGCTCAAGTCAGTTTATGCTGCTTACTATAGATCCTCTAAAATCCCCAGAAGAGCCACTTGTGGCTTTGCTGCATGAACACAATCCCAAATCTGAGATCGGCACAGAGTTTACATCTAATGCTTCAGTGGCAAAGAGAAAACTTGGACTAACAATCTTAGACTATGGTGGAGGAGAAAAATTACTAAAGAAACAGCGCATGGCTGAACGGAGTACAGTTGCACAAACCTGA
- the LOC115089731 gene encoding uncharacterized protein LOC115089731 isoform X4 encodes MESESAARQSPWLLLLHFQSESLCDEEAAVVKGFTSTTPQGKKSGDMSLQFLDPYDGDSEETSAHSDGSSSSKYLLGHGEIHSLLCGVQNQAALEEASKKDVCLLRSEQESLSSFMSWGSPSLETNDVFMQPLTDLGISLGAIDKGTWACSTAAEPPAHSLDCGVIAEPSGFGSSQFMLLTIDPLKSPEEPLVALLHEHNPKSEIGTEFTSNASVAKRKLGLTILDYGGGEKLLKKQRMAERSTVAQT; translated from the exons ATGGAGAGTGAAAGTGCTGCCCGTCAATCTCCATGGCTGCTTCTGCTTCATTTCCAATCAGAAAGCCTGTGcgatgaggaggcagcagtggTAAAA GGTTTTACAAGCACAACTCCTCAAGGAAAGAAATCTGGTGACATGAGCCTTCAA TTTCTAGACCCTTACGATGGTGATTCAGAAGAGACTTCAGCGCATTCTGACGGCAGCTCCAGTAGTAAATATCTGCTTGGCCACGGTGAGATTCATTCACTGTTGTGTGGTGTTCAAAACCAGGCAGCTCTGGAAGAGGCCTCCAAAAAAGATGTTTGCTTGTTAAGGAGTGAGCAGGAGTCGCTCTCCTCATTTATGAGCTGGGGTTCCCCTTCTCTGGAAACCAATGATGTCTTCATGCAGCCTCTGACTGATTTAGGGATTTCTTTAGGAGCCATAGATAAGGGAACGTGGGCCTGCTCAACAGCTGCAGAACCACCAGCACATTCTCTGGACTGTGGGGTTATTGCTGAGCCTTCAGGCTTCGGCTCAAGTCAGTTTATGCTGCTTACTATAGATCCTCTAAAATCCCCAGAAGAGCCACTTGTGGCTTTGCTGCATGAACACAATCCCAAATCTGAGATCGGCACAGAGTTTACATCTAATGCTTCAGTGGCAAAGAGAAAACTTGGACTAACAATCTTAGACTATGGTGGAGGAGAAAAATTACTAAAGAAACAGCGCATGGCTGAACGGAGTACAGTTGCACAAACCTGA
- the LOC115089731 gene encoding uncharacterized protein LOC115089731 isoform X1, translating into MSASGSRKRRRARGRRGTGSDSCNLMESDTSPDLVDTLTLKYMQKCKVDSSTDSESDTNTEGFTSTTPQGKKSGDMSLQFLDPYDGDSEETSAHSDGSSSSKYLLGHGEIHSLLCGVQNQAALEEASKKDVCLLRSEQESLSSFMSWGSPSLETNDVFMQPLTDLGISLGAIDKGTWACSTAAEPPAHSLDCGVIAEPSGFGSSQFMLLTIDPLKSPEEPLVALLHEHNPKSEIGTEFTSNASVAKRKLGLTILDYGGGEKLLKKQRMAERSTVAQT; encoded by the exons ATGTCAGCCTCGGGTAGTCGAAAGAGGCGGAGAGCCCGAGGCCGGCGGGGCACCGGCTCAG ACTCATGTAACCTAATGGAGTCTGATACAAGTCCGGATTTAGTGGACACATTGACGCTTAAatatatg cagaAATGTAAAGTAGATTCCAGTACTGACTCTGAATCTGACACCAATACAGAG GGTTTTACAAGCACAACTCCTCAAGGAAAGAAATCTGGTGACATGAGCCTTCAA TTTCTAGACCCTTACGATGGTGATTCAGAAGAGACTTCAGCGCATTCTGACGGCAGCTCCAGTAGTAAATATCTGCTTGGCCACGGTGAGATTCATTCACTGTTGTGTGGTGTTCAAAACCAGGCAGCTCTGGAAGAGGCCTCCAAAAAAGATGTTTGCTTGTTAAGGAGTGAGCAGGAGTCGCTCTCCTCATTTATGAGCTGGGGTTCCCCTTCTCTGGAAACCAATGATGTCTTCATGCAGCCTCTGACTGATTTAGGGATTTCTTTAGGAGCCATAGATAAGGGAACGTGGGCCTGCTCAACAGCTGCAGAACCACCAGCACATTCTCTGGACTGTGGGGTTATTGCTGAGCCTTCAGGCTTCGGCTCAAGTCAGTTTATGCTGCTTACTATAGATCCTCTAAAATCCCCAGAAGAGCCACTTGTGGCTTTGCTGCATGAACACAATCCCAAATCTGAGATCGGCACAGAGTTTACATCTAATGCTTCAGTGGCAAAGAGAAAACTTGGACTAACAATCTTAGACTATGGTGGAGGAGAAAAATTACTAAAGAAACAGCGCATGGCTGAACGGAGTACAGTTGCACAAACCTGA